In Ascaphus truei isolate aAscTru1 chromosome 21, aAscTru1.hap1, whole genome shotgun sequence, one DNA window encodes the following:
- the FOXP3 gene encoding forkhead box protein P3, with protein MPSHQNTKSVPAPSGESESRPHGKGKEQSSFWNRRGAEHQHPYIMVTPPDRLSSSPHLRALLQDHTQAVVIHPLSRDSASHSPVIRLSPAASSSLLNLHPARLFPAKHRPLHPVAQGLNLASLEWVQQESPYGKTEEVILGKKPHTTPALDTEKSPKKSPSAGQDKDSAELACPVFSGGACTFPGCEKAFADDHQFLRHLYNDHHRNDKGAVQWLIQTEVVQNLEQQLAVEKQKLQIMQSQTGGKIQTPPHLCRQRERGLILHPAPLSVPAWSGLSVPLPKEFSDTVLAVRRQLWESSSINIFQNMTNCTEYYKTNKVRPPFTYASLIRWAIMESPQKQLALNEIYHWFTTMFAYFRFNTATWKNAVRHNLSLHKCFVRVENIKGAVWVVDELEFQRRRGARSCR; from the exons ATGCCGAGCCACCAAAACACAAAGTCAGTGCCAGCTCCTTCCGGGGAGAGTGAATCTCGGCCGCATGGAAAAGGGAAGGAGCAGAGCAGCTTCTGGAACCGTAGGGGTGCAGAG CACCAGCACCCCTACATCATGGTGACCCCCCCAGACCGTCTCAGCTCCTCTCCTCACCTGCGGGCTCTGCTTCAAGACCACACTCAGGCGGTGGTGATTCACCCG CTTTCCAGGGACTCTGCCTCCCACTCTCCCGTTATCCGCCTGTCTCCGGCCGCTTCCTCCTCGCTGCTGAACCTGCACCCTGCCAGGCTCTTCCCGGCCAAGCACAGGCCGCTGCATCCCGTGGCTCAAG GGTTGAACCTGGCCAGCCTGGAGTGGGTCCAGCAAGAGTCACCTTATGGGAAAACTGAAGAGGTCATCCTGGGTAAGAAACCCCACACCACCCCGGCCCTGGACACAGAGAAGTCTCCGAAGAAGTCCCCCAGTGCAGGGCAGGACAAGGACAG TGCCGAGCTCGCCTGCCCTGTCTTCTCCGGCGGGGCCTGTACATTTCCCGGGTGTGAGAAGGCCTTTGCAGATGATCACCAATTTCTCAG GCACCTGTACAATGACCATCACCGGAATGACAAAGGCGCCGTGCAATGGCTAATCCAGACCGAGGTGGTGCAGAACCTAGAACAGCAG CTCGCTGTAGAGAAGCAGAAACTCCAGATAATGCAGAGCCAAACGGGTGGGAAAATCCAGACGCCCCCCCACCTGTGT aggcagagagagcgggGGCTCATTCTACACCCTGCCCCTCTCAGCGTCCCCGCCTGGTCCGGCCTCTCTGTCCCGCTGCCCAAGGAGTTCTCCGACACCGTCCTGGCCGTGAGGAGACAGCTCTGGGAGAGTAGCAGCATCAATATCTTTCAGA ACATGACAAACTGTACCGAGTATTACAAAACCAACAAAGTCCGCCCTCCGTTCACCTACGCCTCCCTCATCCGATGG gcgATTATGGAGTCCCCGCAGAAGCAGCTGGCACTGAATGAGATTTACCACTGGTTCACCACGATGTTCGCATACTTTAGATTCAACACTGCCACGTGGAAG AACGCCGTGAGACACAACCTGAGCCTCCACAAGTGTTTTGTGCGAGTGGAAAATATTAAAGGGGCCGTGTGGGTGGTGGACGAGCTGGAATtccagaggaggaggggagcgcgGAGCTGCCGCTGA